One Neovison vison isolate M4711 chromosome 2, ASM_NN_V1, whole genome shotgun sequence genomic window carries:
- the LOC122898804 gene encoding bile acid receptor-like: MANSYVTTSDGYCFAEPMQYYDILPEQINYQLHDTDFQESAYCQYSTVQFPTALQSQSLQSHFNTYSLDPQFGGGECVFGSYELNKPTYVVDHDAEDGYSGIKRSRLTHSSIRIKRQEELCVVCGDKASGYHYNALTCEGCKGFFRRSITKNAVYHCKNGGHCEMDMYMRRKCQECRLKKCKAVGMLAECLLTEIQCKSKRLRKNFKQKNSFYSSIKVEEEGLDNKLVSSTSRAGKMIKESMKLTQEEHQLINNIVAAHQKYTIPLEETKKFLQKYVNPELSFLRLSETVVLHLQGLMDFTKGLPGFENLTAEDQTALCKGSKTEVMFLHGAQLYSQKECLSSASESPMRISDHSLNFPNQSDNRSVIYSMETFCNEDCPPTTLTGIAEEFITTLFCFYRRMSELNITNTEYALLAATTVFFSDRPYLTDKQHVENIQEPILQILYKYSKIYHPEDLQHFARLIGRLTELRTLNHNYSEILSIWKAKDPKLASSLLEKWNLYSHC; the protein is encoded by the exons ATGGCAAATTCTTATGTCACTACATCTGATGGTTACTGTTTTGCTGAACCAATGCAGTACTATG ATATTCTGCCAGAGCAAATCAACTATCAGCTGCACGACACTGATTTTCAAGAATCAGCTTATTGCCAGTACTCTACGGTCCAGTTTCCAACAGCTCTGCAGTCTCAATCTTTACAAAGTCATTTCAACACTTACAGCTTGGATCCACAGTTTGGTGGTGGAGAGTGTGTATTTGGTTCCTATGAACTAAATAAACCCACTTATGTGGTTGACCATGATGCTGAAGATGGCTATTCTGGAATAAAAAGGTCCAGACTAACTCACTCTTCTATTCGGATTAAGCGACAGGAAGAACTCTGTGTAGTTTGTGGTGATAAAGCATCAGGATATCATTATAATGCACTTACTTGCGAAGGTTGCAAGG GTTTTTTTCGACGTAGTATCACCAAAAATGCAGTATATCACTGCAAGAATGGTGGCCACTGTGAAATGGACATGTACATGCGTAGGAAATGTCAAGAGTGCAGACTGAAAAAGTGTAAGGCAGTAGGAATGCTGGCAGAAT GTTTGCTCACAGAAATTCAATGCAAATCAAAGAGACTTAGAAAGAACTTTAAACAGAAGAATAGTTTTTACTCTAGCATCAAAGTGGAAGAGGAAGGACTAGACAACAAGCTTGTATCATCCACCAGTAGAGCTGGAAAAATG ATTAAGGAGAGCATGAAACTAACTCAAGAGGAACATCAGCTCATTAATAACATTGTGGCTGCTCATCAAAAATATACAATTCCTttagaggaaacaaagaaattt CTGCAGAAGTATGTAAATCCTGAACTGAGCTTTTTGAGACTCTCGGAGACAGTGGTCCTACACCTACAGGGGTTAATGGATTTTACCAAGGGACTCCCAG GATTTGAAAATTTGACAGCTGAGGACCAGACTGCATTATGCAAAGGATCAAAAACTGAAGTGATGTTCCTTCATGGGGCCCAACTTTACAGTCAGAAAGAATGTCTTTCATCAGCTTCTGAAA GTCCTATGAGAATATCAGATCATTCATTGAATTTTCCCAATCAGAGTGATAATAGAAGTGTCATTTATTCTATGGAAACATTTTGCAATGAAGACTGTCCACCTACTACACTGACTG GTATTGCTGAAGAATTTATTACCACATTATTTTGCTTCTACAGAAGAATGAGTGAACTTAATATTACTAATACTGAATATGCTCTGCTTGCAGCAACAACTGTGTTTTTTTCAG ATCGTCCATACCTTACGGATAAGCAGCATGTGGAAAATATACAAGAACCCATTTTACAAATTTTgtacaaatattcaaaaatttatCATCCAGAAGACCTACAGCATTTTGCTCGTCTCATAGGGAGGCTCACTGAACTGAGAACACTGAATCACAATTACTCAGAAATACTTAGCATCTGGAAAGCAAAGGACCCTAAATTGGCTAGTTCACTCTTGGAGAAATGGAATTTGTATTCACATTGTTGA